Proteins from a single region of Leptospira venezuelensis:
- a CDS encoding helix-turn-helix domain-containing protein translates to MGEHFPYIKFLSDIIDSGVWATLSPAAKTLYLVLLKFSDQTFKPVWPSNESLIRLTGLKTKKSINEGKKDLVRAGLLQFVPGTGHKNSTYYFCFNYPGSRIPPQGVIFGNPRGVPESTPGVLAGSPEGGQSGNPNNINITIHNTQNQKPSSEKKELSLDSLRERYGDSILSESMEIAKAQGLGDNLNYIRGICKNLSGNRRPNFEHTSPVQSQSTNHSLGKEASWIGFLEWCKGNLSRSSVEVLEKIQVEPDGKTLLVKDPLPETLRMIITKYFTDKIHPSILVIFSAKAEENRVHV, encoded by the coding sequence ATGGGCGAGCATTTTCCATATATAAAATTCCTCTCGGACATCATCGATTCCGGGGTTTGGGCCACTTTATCCCCAGCCGCCAAGACTCTATATCTCGTCCTGCTTAAATTTAGTGACCAGACCTTTAAGCCAGTCTGGCCTAGCAACGAAAGCTTGATTCGACTCACCGGCTTAAAGACTAAAAAATCTATCAACGAAGGAAAGAAAGACCTAGTAAGAGCGGGTCTTCTACAATTTGTCCCAGGGACCGGGCATAAGAACTCTACTTATTATTTTTGCTTCAACTATCCCGGTTCCAGAATTCCACCCCAGGGGGTTATTTTTGGAAACCCCAGAGGGGTGCCGGAATCGACCCCAGGGGTGTTGGCGGGTAGCCCGGAGGGGGGTCAATCTGGAAACCCAAACAATATAAATATAACCATCCATAATACCCAAAACCAAAAACCTAGTTCTGAAAAGAAAGAATTGAGTTTAGATTCTTTAAGAGAACGCTACGGAGATAGCATTTTGTCCGAATCGATGGAAATTGCGAAGGCACAAGGGTTAGGAGATAATTTAAATTATATTCGAGGAATTTGCAAAAATCTGTCCGGAAACAGACGGCCGAATTTTGAGCATACCTCCCCCGTCCAGTCTCAATCCACAAACCATTCTTTAGGAAAAGAAGCTTCCTGGATTGGATTTCTAGAATGGTGCAAGGGGAATCTTTCTAGAAGCAGCGTTGAAGTATTGGAGAAAATTCAGGTGGAACCGGATGGTAAGACTCTTTTAGTAAAGGATCCGCTTCCTGAGACACTTAGGATGATCATTACAAAGTACTTCACAGACAAAATCCACCCCTCGATACTGGTTATATTTTCTGCCAAAGCCGAAGAAAACCGGGTACATGTTTAA
- a CDS encoding ParB/RepB/Spo0J family partition protein: MSSKSKRLGSLADVFQAEKLEGTIRKIRLDKIRPSESQPRQERKKGVEELAQSLDKDGLLQPILVTKKADEEFYTIIAGERRFHAASLLKWPEVECKILDKDAKETFRLAIIENLQRENLSPYEEIEAMTHLKSSFSYTDLELGNLFGKSRSYMTELLGISSLSKEDLKVCKDAGIESKNLLVQAASAAKKGTLKDFLEKFNSGELKTVKDAKTFNRAEEGGLFSPAQIGTKVGSEKPVISPSPYKIVKKGTSVIISTEDEDFLSELHKFVKKEISKKFGK; encoded by the coding sequence ATGAGCTCAAAAAGTAAAAGACTAGGCTCTCTCGCAGATGTTTTTCAGGCGGAAAAATTAGAAGGCACGATCCGTAAAATTCGCCTAGATAAGATCCGTCCTTCTGAAAGCCAACCCCGACAAGAGAGAAAAAAAGGCGTAGAAGAACTTGCCCAGAGTTTGGACAAAGACGGGCTTCTTCAGCCCATCCTGGTTACCAAAAAAGCGGATGAAGAATTTTATACGATCATCGCCGGAGAGAGAAGATTCCACGCGGCTAGCCTTCTCAAATGGCCAGAAGTTGAGTGTAAAATTTTAGACAAGGACGCAAAAGAAACTTTCCGCCTAGCAATCATAGAGAACCTACAAAGAGAAAATTTATCCCCCTACGAAGAGATAGAGGCAATGACTCATCTCAAATCCTCCTTCTCTTATACTGACTTGGAGTTAGGAAACTTATTCGGGAAAAGTAGAAGTTATATGACCGAACTTTTGGGAATTTCTTCTCTCTCTAAAGAAGACCTGAAGGTATGCAAAGACGCAGGAATAGAATCCAAAAACCTTTTGGTGCAAGCAGCATCTGCAGCTAAAAAAGGGACTCTGAAAGATTTTCTAGAAAAATTCAATTCAGGCGAATTGAAAACAGTAAAAGACGCAAAAACTTTTAACAGAGCAGAAGAAGGCGGATTATTTTCCCCTGCTCAGATTGGAACTAAGGTTGGATCCGAAAAACCTGTAATTTCCCCCTCCCCTTATAAGATCGTAAAAAAAGGGACAAGCGTTATCATCTCCACCGAAGACGAAGATTTTCTTTCGGAGCTTCACAAATTCGTCAAAAAAGAAATTTCCAAAAAATTCGGAAAATAA
- a CDS encoding ParA family protein encodes MIVVSIANQKGGEGKTTTSLNLAWGLARRGKKTLLIDIDPQANSTGIFLNPEGLEKSMHNIFQSKAKIREVMVKTEVENLNIAPSRLTLAEAETIAAIVDAPYILRDALADLEKEIDFCVIDCPPSLSIFTINALVASNYVIIPLQAEKFSVDGILGLQQTITSIKKRINPSLEIMGALVTQLKPQTLLTKTIIPVLTKYFKIFDNSISDGVAVGESHLARKSVYEYNKSSRQAQEYEGFIEEFLNELKK; translated from the coding sequence ATGATTGTAGTATCCATCGCAAACCAAAAGGGAGGAGAAGGTAAAACCACTACCTCCCTGAATTTAGCTTGGGGTCTCGCCAGGAGAGGTAAAAAAACTCTACTGATCGATATAGATCCTCAGGCAAATTCTACAGGGATTTTTTTGAATCCGGAAGGGTTAGAAAAATCCATGCATAATATTTTCCAATCCAAAGCGAAAATTAGAGAAGTTATGGTTAAGACAGAAGTGGAGAATTTAAACATTGCTCCTTCTCGATTGACCCTCGCAGAAGCGGAAACAATTGCAGCAATTGTGGACGCACCTTATATCTTGAGAGATGCTCTTGCCGATCTAGAAAAGGAAATAGATTTTTGTGTAATCGATTGCCCTCCGAGTCTTTCCATTTTCACAATCAACGCGCTTGTTGCTTCCAACTATGTAATCATTCCTTTGCAGGCGGAAAAATTTTCCGTGGATGGAATCCTTGGTCTTCAGCAAACAATCACTAGCATTAAAAAAAGGATTAACCCTAGCTTGGAAATCATGGGGGCATTGGTTACACAACTAAAGCCTCAGACACTTCTAACTAAAACGATCATCCCTGTTTTAACTAAATATTTCAAAATTTTTGATAATAGCATCTCAGACGGAGTGGCGGTGGGAGAGTCCCACCTGGCAAGAAAGTCCGTCTACGAATATAATAAATCCAGCCGCCAAGCCCAGGAATACGAAGGCTTTATTGAGGAATTTTTGAATGAGCTCAAAAAGTAA
- a CDS encoding phosphatidylinositol phospholipase, with protein sequence MAVKIKRTSFQRLLNAMKKVTSEVNDHEILRRLETLMVTSKEDLNQAVVRSLLENPLDFDPKSVPEPYAQYVRHFVYMVKRNKKMGLDVNFDSSAIESKKDKKKLLAPKKSTPAKKQAPARKRA encoded by the coding sequence ATGGCCGTGAAGATCAAACGAACCTCTTTTCAGAGGCTTCTGAATGCGATGAAGAAAGTCACTAGCGAGGTGAACGATCACGAAATTCTTCGCAGATTAGAAACTCTCATGGTCACTAGCAAAGAAGATCTAAACCAAGCGGTCGTTCGCTCTCTTCTAGAAAATCCTTTAGACTTCGATCCTAAATCTGTGCCTGAGCCTTACGCTCAGTATGTTAGACATTTCGTATATATGGTGAAACGAAATAAGAAAATGGGATTGGATGTGAACTTCGATTCGAGTGCTATCGAATCAAAAAAGGATAAGAAGAAGTTACTAGCCCCCAAAAAATCTACTCCTGCCAAAAAACAAGCCCCCGCTCGCAAAAGAGCCTAA
- the pyk gene encoding pyruvate kinase, translating into MKNELVNFRKTKIICTIGPATADKKMIQSLAEAGMNIARLNMSHGNHDFHRSVIRAIKSLNKDVLKHPIAILLDTQGPEIRTGDLQVDHLDLKVGESFTFHIIPGEESEEQSVFVNYRDIVKDLKIGDRVTVDNGLINLVVEEIQETALKCKVVDGGKLGSRKHINLPGIRVNLPSITQKDQKDILFGLEEDVDFIALSFVRSAEDIHQLRKIIEENNGHTDIIAKIEDQEAVKNMVEIVEAADGVMVARGDLGVELPIEELPLIQRAIIRECAIKGKRVIVATHLLESMINNPSPTRAEVTDVANAVFEEADAIMLSGETAAGKFPVRCVDMLHKISERVEKAPGLGYVLERVPSNKKEEMAKSAAMLSDSIKSPAIIVITRRGTTALNVASFHPRFPLIYAFTNMTTVRRKLWLTRSVIPYRIDFSSDPEKTIKLAIETLKSSGRVKDGDQVVILSDIIAGADRVETIQIREVK; encoded by the coding sequence ATGAAGAATGAATTAGTTAATTTCAGAAAAACTAAAATTATCTGCACGATCGGGCCCGCAACCGCCGACAAAAAAATGATCCAGTCCCTTGCAGAAGCTGGGATGAATATCGCAAGATTGAACATGTCCCATGGGAATCACGACTTTCATAGATCAGTGATCCGGGCTATTAAGTCTTTGAACAAGGATGTATTAAAACATCCAATTGCAATTTTATTGGATACCCAAGGTCCAGAGATCCGCACTGGAGATCTGCAAGTGGATCATTTGGATCTGAAAGTGGGAGAATCTTTTACATTCCACATTATTCCTGGGGAAGAATCCGAGGAACAATCTGTTTTCGTTAATTATCGTGATATCGTAAAAGATCTTAAGATAGGGGATAGGGTCACTGTAGATAATGGCCTCATCAACCTTGTGGTAGAAGAGATCCAAGAAACTGCTTTAAAATGTAAAGTAGTTGATGGTGGTAAATTAGGTTCTCGTAAACATATCAATCTTCCAGGGATCCGCGTAAACTTACCTTCTATTACTCAGAAAGACCAAAAGGATATTCTTTTTGGTTTGGAAGAAGATGTGGATTTTATCGCACTATCATTCGTTCGTTCCGCTGAAGATATTCATCAGCTTCGTAAGATCATAGAAGAAAATAATGGTCATACGGATATCATCGCTAAGATAGAAGACCAAGAAGCAGTGAAAAACATGGTAGAGATCGTGGAAGCTGCTGATGGTGTGATGGTTGCTCGGGGGGATCTGGGCGTGGAGCTTCCGATCGAGGAGCTTCCTCTGATCCAACGTGCTATTATTCGAGAATGTGCGATCAAAGGCAAAAGGGTGATTGTTGCAACACACCTCTTAGAATCCATGATCAATAATCCTTCTCCTACTCGTGCAGAAGTGACTGATGTTGCCAACGCAGTTTTTGAAGAAGCAGATGCGATCATGTTATCCGGAGAGACTGCTGCTGGAAAATTTCCAGTTCGCTGTGTGGATATGCTTCATAAGATTTCTGAAAGGGTAGAGAAGGCGCCGGGGTTAGGTTACGTTTTGGAAAGAGTTCCTTCCAACAAGAAGGAAGAGATGGCTAAATCTGCGGCTATGCTTTCCGATTCTATCAAGTCTCCTGCAATTATTGTAATTACCAGAAGAGGAACTACTGCTCTGAATGTAGCTTCCTTCCATCCTAGGTTTCCGCTTATCTATGCTTTTACTAATATGACCACGGTCAGACGTAAACTCTGGCTGACAAGGAGTGTGATTCCTTATCGGATCGATTTTTCCAGTGACCCTGAGAAGACTATTAAACTGGCTATTGAGACTTTGAAGTCAAGTGGACGAGTAAAGGATGGAGATCAAGTGGTAATCTTGTCGGATATTATTGCTGGTGCGGACCGGGTAGAGACGATCCAGATCCGAGAGGTGAAGTAG
- a CDS encoding LBF_4227 family protein, translated as MTAKKTDSEEIPYEKNEKQDGTSFSSFELKEHLLAFINSIAEYFETLLLYAKKVAVEKIILGIQAYIFFRIALFFISLSVLFFLAAFFLCLQRQFAGDPLPAAMGTGGLCLFISLLGVFALIRKLKA; from the coding sequence TTGACCGCTAAAAAAACGGATTCAGAAGAAATTCCTTACGAAAAGAACGAGAAGCAGGATGGAACTTCATTTTCGAGTTTCGAACTGAAGGAACACCTGCTTGCTTTCATCAACTCAATCGCAGAATATTTCGAAACCCTTCTCCTATACGCAAAAAAAGTTGCGGTGGAAAAGATTATATTAGGCATCCAAGCTTATATATTCTTTCGAATTGCCCTTTTCTTCATAAGCTTAAGCGTATTATTCTTTCTTGCAGCCTTTTTCCTCTGTCTACAAAGACAATTTGCAGGAGATCCGTTACCTGCGGCTATGGGAACTGGAGGGCTTTGCCTTTTTATTTCTTTGCTTGGTGTTTTCGCTCTCATTCGGAAACTTAAAGCGTGA
- a CDS encoding helix-turn-helix domain-containing protein: MTPCLILNIFPSMLSAPEEFIWGNPNPKELRILLPLAFPECLRLIDGLAGLATLISESDPSSLEEVGSWGYGEDGFFYPFLTRGSQIRTRLEGSKSPFFLHRSEEVELFRDDSRGCLLSPVLLDGKMFGFFLIELPDEAEERQILILHLLCQKVARLLKKESEPSLIYKLSEDVSPDPLGELIFRLGNGKNSQLEKFKDSGNICISGPASSGKKTLAKWIQKREFPGRPILTVSILPEQASKLEKALIDWEKMAESGTLILENSENYSMAQQRILFEYSQRKSGKSRLIFLENSGKKSIEEFLYFRSLLAENKLELPAWKDWTKLDKIAAIRPIFQEVCVLHGRPDLALSEEAIESLVGGNSCQNLEDLRNAIEEAVLNSGSGEIRNSDLKKEVSKGISLPDPEDLDLRKAVEAVERQKILLADKLFGGNQIRMAKALGISRGSLQYKLKNLGLG, encoded by the coding sequence TTGACACCATGCTTAATTTTAAACATTTTCCCTTCTATGCTATCCGCTCCGGAAGAATTTATTTGGGGGAATCCAAATCCTAAAGAACTTAGGATTTTATTGCCTCTTGCATTTCCGGAATGTTTAAGATTAATCGATGGCTTGGCGGGACTGGCTACTTTAATTTCCGAATCGGACCCTTCTTCTTTGGAAGAGGTTGGTTCCTGGGGATATGGAGAAGATGGGTTCTTCTATCCTTTCTTAACCAGGGGCTCCCAAATCAGAACTCGTTTGGAAGGAAGTAAATCTCCGTTCTTTTTGCATAGATCAGAAGAAGTGGAGCTTTTCCGAGATGATTCCCGGGGATGCTTATTATCTCCGGTTTTGTTGGATGGAAAAATGTTTGGATTTTTCCTGATAGAACTTCCAGACGAAGCGGAAGAAAGACAAATTTTAATCTTACATTTGCTCTGCCAGAAAGTGGCCCGACTTTTGAAAAAAGAATCGGAACCTTCTCTAATTTATAAACTTTCCGAGGACGTGAGCCCAGATCCCTTGGGGGAATTGATTTTCAGATTGGGAAATGGTAAAAATTCCCAGCTCGAAAAATTCAAAGATTCTGGAAACATTTGTATTTCAGGTCCAGCTTCTTCCGGGAAAAAAACCTTAGCAAAATGGATCCAAAAAAGGGAGTTCCCTGGCAGGCCAATCTTAACTGTTTCGATCCTCCCAGAACAAGCGTCCAAGTTAGAAAAGGCCTTAATTGATTGGGAGAAAATGGCCGAATCTGGGACTCTAATTTTAGAAAATTCTGAAAACTATTCTATGGCTCAGCAAAGAATCTTGTTCGAATATTCTCAGCGAAAGTCAGGAAAATCCCGTCTTATTTTTTTAGAAAACTCAGGCAAAAAATCAATAGAAGAGTTTTTATATTTTCGTTCTCTTTTGGCCGAAAATAAGTTAGAATTACCTGCCTGGAAAGACTGGACAAAATTGGATAAAATAGCGGCTATCCGGCCGATTTTCCAAGAGGTCTGCGTGTTGCATGGTCGTCCAGATTTGGCGCTTTCTGAGGAAGCGATCGAGTCTTTGGTAGGAGGAAATTCCTGCCAAAATTTAGAGGACCTTCGGAATGCGATCGAAGAAGCAGTTTTAAATTCCGGCTCGGGAGAGATCCGAAATTCAGACCTCAAAAAAGAAGTTTCAAAAGGGATTTCTCTTCCGGATCCTGAGGATCTTGATTTGCGAAAAGCTGTGGAAGCCGTGGAACGCCAAAAAATTCTTTTGGCAGATAAATTGTTCGGCGGCAACCAAATACGAATGGCAAAGGCACTGGGAATTTCCAGGGGCTCATTGCAATATAAATTAAAAAACCTGGGTTTGGGTTAG
- a CDS encoding MBOAT family O-acyltransferase has translation MNFTTPLFLLFFLIIFGLRWVLPRLKFLPEWIPRPFLLIGSYFFYMSWNPKFGILLFGTTILDYWIGRIMDKKEGRSRAILLSISLVLNLGVLAFFKYFIFFMQSGNAVFAAFGLNLSLPVWRIVLPVGISFYTFQSLSYTIDVFRKEILPEKNFWNYALFLSFFPQLVAGPIVPAKTFLPQLKTWVVWKELPLREGLVFVLTGIWKKAVIADQLSILPDSFYRSPLEFSSAYAWAAVFAYSIQIYCDFSGYTDIALGCALLLGFKLTENFRMPYLASGFSDFWRRWHISLSSWLRNYLYIPLGGNRKSELRTYVNLFLTMLLGGLWHGASWNFVVWGGFHGIFLGLERMGKKFWPGFFSSERKSGILGRFSYRIFVILCVVLCWVFFRSPNWKTTGIVFEKLFMFSNGADPALSSLRILFIAFFLFFVATWIGNRDEKDGFFRKFYEGLHPVVFGVLVGIGLLLGAVLSSESQPFIYFVF, from the coding sequence ATGAATTTTACTACTCCTTTATTTCTTCTCTTTTTTTTGATTATATTTGGGCTGAGATGGGTTCTTCCTAGACTGAAATTCCTTCCTGAATGGATTCCAAGGCCTTTTCTGCTGATTGGAAGCTATTTCTTCTATATGTCTTGGAATCCGAAATTTGGGATTCTTCTTTTTGGCACTACTATCCTGGATTATTGGATTGGTAGAATCATGGACAAAAAGGAAGGTAGATCTCGGGCGATCTTACTTTCTATCTCTCTTGTTTTGAATCTGGGAGTTTTGGCTTTTTTCAAATATTTCATTTTCTTTATGCAGTCTGGAAATGCCGTATTTGCGGCATTTGGGCTAAATTTAAGTCTTCCTGTATGGCGCATTGTGCTCCCTGTTGGTATCTCTTTTTACACTTTTCAGTCGCTTAGTTATACAATCGATGTGTTCCGAAAGGAAATTTTGCCGGAGAAAAATTTTTGGAACTATGCACTCTTCCTCTCTTTTTTTCCACAGCTGGTTGCTGGGCCCATCGTGCCAGCAAAGACTTTTTTACCCCAACTTAAGACATGGGTTGTATGGAAGGAACTCCCTCTTAGGGAGGGCCTTGTTTTTGTTCTGACTGGTATATGGAAGAAGGCAGTGATTGCGGATCAACTTTCGATTTTGCCGGATTCTTTTTATCGCTCTCCATTAGAGTTTTCGAGTGCCTATGCCTGGGCAGCAGTTTTTGCATATTCTATTCAGATCTATTGCGATTTTAGCGGTTATACTGATATTGCTTTGGGGTGTGCTCTTCTTTTAGGTTTCAAACTGACTGAGAACTTTAGGATGCCTTACCTCGCTTCCGGGTTTTCCGATTTTTGGAGAAGATGGCATATCTCTCTTTCTTCCTGGCTTAGGAACTATTTATACATTCCTTTGGGCGGTAATCGTAAATCAGAACTAAGGACTTACGTGAATTTATTTTTAACCATGCTTCTGGGTGGTTTATGGCATGGGGCCAGTTGGAATTTCGTAGTCTGGGGCGGATTTCACGGTATTTTCTTAGGATTGGAGAGAATGGGGAAAAAATTCTGGCCTGGTTTCTTCTCCTCGGAAAGAAAATCCGGTATTTTAGGAAGGTTTTCTTATAGGATCTTTGTGATCTTATGCGTGGTTCTTTGTTGGGTATTTTTTAGATCTCCGAATTGGAAGACTACAGGGATTGTTTTCGAAAAACTTTTTATGTTTTCGAACGGCGCGGATCCCGCGCTTTCTTCTTTGCGTATCCTCTTTATCGCATTCTTTCTATTTTTTGTAGCAACCTGGATTGGAAATCGTGATGAAAAAGATGGGTTTTTTCGTAAATTTTATGAAGGCTTACATCCTGTAGTCTTCGGAGTTTTGGTAGGTATTGGGCTTTTATTAGGTGCGGTGCTCTCTTCCGAGTCTCAACCGTTTATTTATTTTGTTTTTTGA
- the asd gene encoding aspartate-semialdehyde dehydrogenase has translation MSKINVAVLGATGSVGQRFIQLLENHPYFQVTHLCASENSAGKTYADVMKKRWKISGDIPKYARDIIITLPDPKVTPGVKLAFSGLDASVAGEVETSFAESGIHIISNSKNHRMVENVPLLSAEVNANHLDVLSGQKTPGKIVTNSNCTIMGVTISLKPLYEKFGIESVMLFSMQAISGAGYPGVPTMDILGNVVPFIGGEEDKAEIEPLKCLGRTEGGKIVNADFKISAHCNRVPVFDGHTVCVSVKFKKKPSESEILEAWSSFKGEPQELKLPLAPDFPILYRQEEDRPQPRLDLETGRGMTTVVGRLRPDPILDWKYVVLSHNTVRGAAGAAILNAELMYRKNLL, from the coding sequence ATGAGCAAAATTAACGTAGCTGTTTTGGGAGCCACTGGCTCTGTCGGGCAAAGGTTCATCCAACTTTTGGAAAACCATCCTTATTTTCAGGTAACACATTTATGTGCATCTGAAAATAGCGCAGGCAAAACATATGCGGATGTTATGAAGAAGCGTTGGAAAATTTCCGGCGATATTCCTAAATACGCTCGTGACATAATTATCACATTACCGGATCCTAAGGTCACGCCAGGCGTGAAGCTTGCGTTTTCCGGTTTGGATGCTTCCGTTGCAGGAGAGGTGGAAACTTCTTTTGCTGAATCTGGTATCCATATTATTTCGAATTCTAAAAATCATAGAATGGTGGAGAATGTTCCTCTTCTCTCTGCGGAAGTGAATGCAAACCATTTGGATGTGCTCTCAGGCCAAAAAACTCCAGGTAAGATCGTGACTAACTCAAATTGTACGATCATGGGAGTAACCATCTCTCTTAAACCTCTCTACGAAAAGTTCGGTATAGAGTCCGTTATGTTATTCTCTATGCAGGCAATCTCTGGGGCAGGTTATCCAGGAGTTCCTACCATGGACATTCTGGGGAACGTAGTACCTTTTATCGGCGGAGAAGAAGATAAGGCAGAGATAGAACCTCTGAAATGCCTTGGAAGGACTGAAGGTGGAAAAATTGTGAATGCGGATTTTAAAATTTCCGCTCATTGCAATCGAGTTCCTGTTTTTGATGGGCATACAGTTTGTGTTTCCGTCAAATTCAAGAAGAAGCCTAGTGAATCCGAAATTTTAGAAGCCTGGTCTTCTTTTAAAGGCGAGCCTCAAGAATTAAAGTTGCCTCTCGCTCCGGATTTTCCGATTCTTTATCGTCAAGAAGAAGACAGGCCTCAGCCTCGCCTAGATCTGGAAACAGGTAGAGGAATGACCACCGTAGTAGGAAGACTCAGACCGGATCCGATTTTAGATTGGAAATATGTTGTCCTAAGTCATAATACGGTCCGTGGGGCTGCCGGTGCCGCGATTTTAAACGCGGAATTGATGTATCGGAAAAACCTACTCTAG